The following coding sequences are from one Maridesulfovibrio bastinii DSM 16055 window:
- a CDS encoding type II toxin-antitoxin system ParD family antitoxin, producing MKVQSGHYNNANEVIREALRFMITNEELVNMMKFELFQLLQRKPHALKQDTESPNLSAQTTKFQRPYVFKNVRPFLLLITF from the coding sequence ATCAAAGTTCAGTCAGGACATTACAATAATGCCAACGAAGTTATCCGCGAAGCTTTAAGGTTTATGATAACCAATGAAGAGCTTGTAAACATGATGAAATTTGAATTATTTCAATTATTACAAAGAAAACCCCATGCTCTAAAACAAGACACCGAGAGTCCTAATCTCTCTGCCCAGACCACAAAATTTCAAAGGCCTTACGTTTTTAAAAACGTAAGGCCTTTTTTATTATTAATAACCTTTTAA